The following coding sequences are from one Lolium rigidum isolate FL_2022 chromosome 6, APGP_CSIRO_Lrig_0.1, whole genome shotgun sequence window:
- the LOC124666114 gene encoding probable zinc transporter protein DDB_G0282067 → MAAYYNGGRTMSYSNNDGCYEGGRTMYSNTNEECYEAPKHGHGHDHGHGHGHGHGMTNMYSNTTTDECYDAGRNGRGGMNMYTNTTDVECFEGGRHGHGHGHGGGQTMYSNTTEEQCYGEQGQQGYYKKEEKTHKNRERMGEVGALATGAFALYEGYEVKKDPAHAQKHKIEAGLAGAAALGAGGYAFHEHREQKQASYGGGAHRQEYRMPVQNHYCN, encoded by the exons ATGGCGGCCTACTACAACGGCGGCAGGACCATGTCCTACTCCAACAACGACGGGTGCTACGAGGGCGGCCGGACCATGTACTCCAACACCAACGAGGAGTGCTACGAAGCCCCCAagcacggccacggccacgaccacggtcatggtcacggccacggccacggcatGACCAACATGTACTCCAACACCACCACCGACGAGTGCTACGACGCCGGCAGGAACGGCCGTGGCGGGATGAACATGTACACCAACACCACCGACGTCGAGTGCTTCGAAGGAGGCAGGCACGGCCACGGCCATGGCCACGGTGGCGGTCAGACCATGTACTCCAACACCACCGAGGAGCAGTGCTACGGCGAGCAGGGGCAGCAGGGGTACTACAAGAAGGAGGAAAAGACGCACAAGAACCGGGAGCGCATGGGCGAGGTCGGCGCCCTGGCCACCGGCGCCTTCGCGCTG TACGAGGGTTACGAGGTGAAGAAGGACCCCGCGCACGCGCAGAAGCACAAGATCGAGGCCGGTCTGGctggggcggcggcgctgggcgcCGGCGGCTACGCGTTCCACGAGCACCGCGAGCAGAAGCAGGCCAGCTACGGCGGCGGGGCGCACCGCCAGGAGTACAGGATGCCCGTTCAGAACCACTACTGCAACTAA